The genomic region AGCCTCAAGCTTGGGAGACCTGCCGTAAAAATTTGCAAGCCCCCGTAAAAGCTATGGCCGCTTATCTCGCATGGCTCAAAGCTTTACCAGGACTTCCCGTATTTGTGGGCTACCCCGCCAGCTATGATTTTATGTTTGTGTATTGGTACCTGATCAAATTCACCGGCAAAAGCCCATTCTCCCATTCCGCCCTCGATATCAAAACCCTGGCGATGGTCCTCCTCAAAACTGATTACCGCAAGGCCACCAAGAAAAACATGCCCAAGCGATGGTTTGACGATCTTCCGCATTCGCACAAGGCTTTGGATGATGCGATTGAGCAAGGAGCCTTGTTTTGTAATATGTTGGGGGAGATGAAGAAATAAACCATCAAAAGCTTTTCCTTCTATCCTTCCCAAAACGCTTCTCCATCTTCTCATCCACCCTTTTTAGAGAGAAGATAGCATGACGAAGGAACGTTAAATTCAATTGTTACAATGAGTTACCTTTCCCCCGTCATATAGCTTCATAAATGCTTTAAGGAAATATTTTCGGTTTCTGATGTTCTGGAATTTCATTTTTTGGCCAGGAAGGAATCAAGCAGCAACAAGGAACAAAAGAGCTTATTGCCTCATCTAACCTCTTATTTTGCCGGCAATTATAAGAAGTACGAAGGAAAGCTGGGAGATTTAAGCTACATCTTGAAATTTTCAAAGGCCGAGTATCCCGAGTTGGCACCTGTAGAATACGTCTGCAATAAAATTGCGAACTCATGCGGCATTCCCACTCCAAAGCCTTTTACTCTTATTGAAATGACGGACAATGAGTTGGCCTTCGTCTCAAAAAATTTCATGCACGCCATGAAAACCCATTCCACCTTAGTGCATATCTACCGTTATCTAGACGGTGGAGCGGAAAATTATAATGTCGAAATGCTCAGTAAAACTATCTACCGAGAAACTAATTCACCTCAGGATGTATCTACTTTTTTCAAAGTGCTTTTGTTTGATTCATTAATAGGCAATCACGATCGACACGGAAACAATCTGGCGCTCCTTGAAACGGCAAAAGGAAAATCTTTAACACCTGTTTATGACAATCCCTCCTACCTCGGATTGGAATCAGGCTCGATGTTAAGCGCTCATTTTTCGCCAAAAGGCAAAATATGGACAAAGGATTCCAAAGAACCGTGGATGATGGAATATTTAGAGGAAATAAACCGATTAGGCGCGCTTGAAATAGCAGAAGACTTTTTTGGAAAACTCCCTATTGCAAGGATCCGGTCAACTATTAATGAAGCCGTTTGTCTTTCGGATCCCATGAAAAAAGCCCTGCTCAAGCTCATTAATGAGAGATACCTGGAGCTTAAAAAATATGTCGAAAATAGAAGAAATTAATATCTACAGCCAAACACAAACAACGCGCACCTTTGTCGGCAAGCTGTGGAGAGAAGGTAAAAAATATTTTTTTGAGTACGGCAAATCTTATAAGAAATTAAGAAATGCCTTAGCCTTAGGGCCTGAGCTTCCTTTGTGGAAAGGGAGAGTCTCTTCAAATACTTTATTCCCGGCTTTTTCAGACCGCATCCCATCCAAAAATAATCCGGCCTACAAGGATTATTGCCGTGAATGGGGCATCAGCGAAAATGAGAAGGATGTTTTTGTCTTACTCACCACGATCGCGCGGAGAGGTCCTTCCACATTTGTGTTTGAGGCGGCCTCTAAAAGCGAATATGCGGCTTCCCAACTGAAAGATTTTAGAACCCGATTGGGCCTGACTCAATCCGATTTCGAAGCGCTTTTTAATATATCCCATATGACCTTGTCTCGCTTGGAAGCAGGTAAATCCAAGAATGACTTCTATATCCGATACTTTGAACTGTTCGACGAGGTGCCTCAGGCTTTAGCTTGGATGTTGGAAAAAAGAGGGCAATTCCTGCACGATGAAAAAAGAACTCGTCTGCTAAAAATGCCACATGAAATACAGAGATAAGAATCTATGAAAATTTTATTTGTAACTGATCTACACGGCAGCCGGTGGAAATATGACCGGTTGTTTGAGCTGGCAAAAAAATCGTATAAAAAATCGTATGACGAAGGAACGTTAAATGCAGTCGTTACAATGAGTTACCTTTCCTCCGTCATATAATTCTTATTCTTTACTAGTGGTATCTACTGGTAAAGTATTCTTTACTTTCAAAACTTCACGAAATGGCCAGTTTTTCATGGTCGTAAAAATTGATGGAAATCGTGAACATTTGGTCGCTTGACTATTTGTTCACGAAATCATACTATGTTCACAAGTCGTGAACAATAGGTGAAATCGTGAACAAAATAACAAACAAGCCAGCCTCTATTTTCACCACGGCAGATCGTCTGTGGATGGCTATACTCTTATTAAATCAACGAGATACACAATATACATTGCGTGAATTTTCCGCACTGAGTGGCTTAAGTCTTGGGTTTGTCTCCAAATTTAGTAACCTACTGAAGCAAGCAGGCTTCCTGGAAGATAGTCGGCACATGAGGTTAAAGAACCCTCGCGCCTTGCTTGATACCATTCGCGACATCTATTTTTTTGAGAAAAACACAGTGCATCCTTACTATACCGAGCTGACCCCTGAAGAAAGCATCAAAAAGATAAAATCAATTGGTAAAAACCGAGAGTATGCTTTTACGCGTATGGCAGGGGCATCACAGATTGCCTACTTTGTTCGTTTCCAGACCGTTGAATTTTATGTGCCCTCAGAAGCAGATATTTCATTTTGGAAAGACGCTCTTGAGTTAACGCATGTGGAGTTTTCAGGGAATATTAACCTCATTATTCCAAGCGACCAAAGACTCTTTAGCACCATTCAAAAAATAAAGGGTGCCAAGATTACAAACAATATTCAATTGTATCTCGATCTCTATAAGTATCCAGCACGAGGTCGCGAACAGGCGGAACATTTACGGGAGAAGG from Deltaproteobacteria bacterium harbors:
- a CDS encoding 3'-5' exoribonuclease, with protein sequence MNKKPEIYVSTDVEADGPIPGMNSMLSFGSAAYLADKTLVSTFEANLKLLPNATPNSKTMEWWKTQPQAWETCRKNLQAPVKAMAAYLAWLKALPGLPVFVGYPASYDFMFVYWYLIKFTGKSPFSHSALDIKTLAMVLLKTDYRKATKKNMPKRWFDDLPHSHKALDDAIEQGALFCNMLGEMKK
- a CDS encoding HipA domain-containing protein, whose product is MARKESSSNKEQKSLLPHLTSYFAGNYKKYEGKLGDLSYILKFSKAEYPELAPVEYVCNKIANSCGIPTPKPFTLIEMTDNELAFVSKNFMHAMKTHSTLVHIYRYLDGGAENYNVEMLSKTIYRETNSPQDVSTFFKVLLFDSLIGNHDRHGNNLALLETAKGKSLTPVYDNPSYLGLESGSMLSAHFSPKGKIWTKDSKEPWMMEYLEEINRLGALEIAEDFFGKLPIARIRSTINEAVCLSDPMKKALLKLINERYLELKKYVENRRN
- a CDS encoding HipA N-terminal domain-containing protein, whose product is MSKIEEINIYSQTQTTRTFVGKLWREGKKYFFEYGKSYKKLRNALALGPELPLWKGRVSSNTLFPAFSDRIPSKNNPAYKDYCREWGISENEKDVFVLLTTIARRGPSTFVFEAASKSEYAASQLKDFRTRLGLTQSDFEALFNISHMTLSRLEAGKSKNDFYIRYFELFDEVPQALAWMLEKRGQFLHDEKRTRLLKMPHEIQR